In one window of Solanum pennellii chromosome 2, SPENNV200 DNA:
- the LOC107010642 gene encoding chloroplastic group IIA intron splicing facilitator CRS1, chloroplastic isoform X2, with protein MSATLLVAPNSNTLCCHHANSFINKKTLLFSKSFNSKFTTFSSQSNDNNNPIKNVEQCNLEFENQDYGSSSSGIKGPTAPWMRGPLLLEPNQVLDLSKSRKKKDNNLAKTQNPNDALSGKVSGGRGKKAMKMIYQGIDKLQETQIGECTQVETDVKVEFQFPPGSLSEWGDVSYEIEEKNPYGEEDNVESLEGVEFGVLSREGEGRGSRKSGARMPWESEERIVYRRMKKEKVVMTAESNLDAMLLERLKGEAARIQKWVKVKKAGVTRTVVDQIQFIWKNNELAMLKFDLPLCRNMDRAREIVEMKTGGFVVWMKQNALVVYRGCSYTIQQKELQHDFLCSHQNPSFTENIEETSIFSPLNLSGSSEDEMISVGNSEEDSLVMNESLYEREANRLLDDLGPRYVDWWWPKPLPVDADLLPEVVPGFKPPFRLCPPRSRSKLTDDELTQLRKLARSLPTHFVLGRNRKLQGLAAALVKLWEKCHIAKIALKWGIPNASNELMANELKYLTGGVLLLRNKFFIILYRGKDFLPSQVAKLVAEREVELTRCQLEEEVARFKAIETLPITMEASMSSSIVGTLSEFQTIAEPGKEKSEVAVQLMSEKERLEKEVRNQQHSLYILKKKIEKSSIALGKLNAAWRPAKEDDDKEILTQEERRSLRQIGLKMDRSLVLGRRGVFDGVLAGLHQHWKHREVIKVITMQKIFSQVIHTAKLLETESGGILISVDKIKEGHAIIIYRGKNYRRPELVPQNLLNKRQALCRSLEMQRLGSLKFYANQTEQAISDLKLKLNIQ; from the exons ATGTCTGCTACTTTACTTGTCGCTCCCAATTCGAATACCCTCTGTTGTCACCATGCCAATTCgtttatcaacaaaaaaactCTTCTTTTTTCCAAATCTTTCAATTCTAAATTTACCACCTTTTCCTCTCAATccaatgataataataatccCATCAAGAACGTGGAGCAATGCaatcttgaatttgaaaatcAAGATTATGGGTCATCAAGTTCAGGAATTAAAGGCCCTACTGCTCCATGGATGAGGGGTCCTCTTCTTCTTGAACCTAATCAAGTTTTGGACTTAtccaaatcaagaaaaaagaaagataacaATTTggctaaaacccaaaaccctaatgATGCACTTTCTGGTAAAGTTAGTGGAGGAAGAGGTAAAAAAGCAATGAAGATGATTTATCAAGGAATTGATAAACTCCAAGAAACGCAAATTGGGGAATGTACACAGGTGGAAACTGATGTGAAGGTTGAATTTCAGTTCCCACCAGGATCTTTATCTGAATGGGGAGAtgtgagttatgaaattgaggAGAAAAACCCATATGGGGAGGAGGACAATGTGGAAAGCCTCGAGGGAGTGGAATTTGGTGTTTTATCGAGAGAAGGGGAAGGAAGAGGGAGTAGAAAAAGTGGGGCGAGAATGCCATGGGAGAGTGAGGAGAGAATTGTGTATAGGAGAATGAAGAAGGAGAAAGTTGTCATGACTGCAGAGTCGAATCTTGATGCAATGTTGCTTGAGAGATTGAAGGGTGAGGCTGCAAGGATTCAGAAGTGGGTGAAGGTTAAGAAAGCAGGAGTTACCCGAACTGTTGTTgatcaaattcaatttatttggaAGAATAATGAACTTGCAATGCTCAAATTTGACCTGCCTTTATGCCGTAATATGGACAGAGCTCGAGAAATTGTCGAG ATGAAGACTGGAGGCTTTGTTGTTTGGATGAAGCAAAATGCTCTGGTTGTTTATAGAGGATGTAGCTATACTATACAACAAAAGGAGCTACAGCATGATTTTCTATGTAGTCACCAGAACCCTTCTTTTACTGAAAATATTGAAGAGACAAGTATTTTCTCACCATTGAACTTAAGTGGGAGCAGTGAAGATGAAATGATAAGTGTTGGAAACTCAGAAGAGGATAGCCTAGTAATGAATGAGTCACTTTATGAGAGGGAAGCTAATAGATTGTTGGATGACTTAGGACCTCGTTATGTTGATTGGTGGTGGCCAAAGCCTTTGCCTGTGGATGCGGATTTACTTCCTGAAGTAGTTCCTGGATTTAAGCCACCATTTAGACTTTGCCCACCACGTTCAAGATCAAAGCTGACAGATGATGAACTTACACAATTAAGGAAACTTGCTCGTTCTTTGCCAACTCATTTTGTCCTTG GGAGAAACAGAAAACTGCAAGGCTTGGCAGCAGCACTCGTAAAGTTGTGGGAGAAATGTCATATAGCAAAGATAGCTTTGAAGTGGGGAATTCCAAATGCTAGCAATGAGCTAATGGCAAATGAGTTAAAG taTCTTACAGGAGGAGTCCTTTTATTGCGGAATAAGTTCTTTATAATCCTATACAGAGGCAAGGATTTTCTCCCTTCTCAAGTTGCAAAACTTGTAGCTGAAAGGGAGGTGGAGCTCACAAGATGTCAGCTTGAGGAAGAAGTTGCACGATTCAAAGCGATTGAAACTCTTCCAATCACTATGGAAGCATCAATGAGCAGTAGTATTGTTGGGACTTTATCAGAATTCCAGACAATTGCAGAACCTGGAAAGGAGAAATCTGAGGTTGCAGTTCAATTGATGTCTGAAAAGGAAAGATTAGAAAAAGAAGTGAGGAATCAACAGCACAGCCTTTACATT CTCAAGAAGAAGATTGAAAAATCATCTATAGCACTGGGAAAGCTAAATGCTGCCTGGAGACCTGCCAAAGAGGATGATGATAAAGAAATCTTAACACAGGAAGAAAGACGATCTCTTAGGCAGATAGGATTGAAGATGGACAGGAGTTTAGTTCTTG GGAGACGTGGTGTTTTTGATGGTGTCTTAGCTGGTCTCCATCAGCATTGGAAGCACAGAGAAGTTATTAAGGTGATCACAATGCAGAAAATCTTTTCTCAGGTCATTCATACTGCAAAGCTCCTGGAGACAGAAAGTGGTGGAATACTGATTTCGGTTGACAAAATTAAAGAAGGCCATGCAATAATAATTTATCGGGGAAAGAACTACAGACGCCCAGAGTTGGTTCCTCAAAATCTTCTAAACAAAAGACAAGCTTTATGTCGGTCCCTGGAAATGCAGAGACTTGGA TCATTGAAGTTTTATGCAAATCAAACGGAGCAGGCAATCTCTGATCTTAAGTTGAAATTG AATATACAGTAA
- the LOC107010642 gene encoding chloroplastic group IIA intron splicing facilitator CRS1, chloroplastic isoform X1: protein MSATLLVAPNSNTLCCHHANSFINKKTLLFSKSFNSKFTTFSSQSNDNNNPIKNVEQCNLEFENQDYGSSSSGIKGPTAPWMRGPLLLEPNQVLDLSKSRKKKDNNLAKTQNPNDALSGKVSGGRGKKAMKMIYQGIDKLQETQIGECTQVETDVKVEFQFPPGSLSEWGDVSYEIEEKNPYGEEDNVESLEGVEFGVLSREGEGRGSRKSGARMPWESEERIVYRRMKKEKVVMTAESNLDAMLLERLKGEAARIQKWVKVKKAGVTRTVVDQIQFIWKNNELAMLKFDLPLCRNMDRAREIVEMKTGGFVVWMKQNALVVYRGCSYTIQQKELQHDFLCSHQNPSFTENIEETSIFSPLNLSGSSEDEMISVGNSEEDSLVMNESLYEREANRLLDDLGPRYVDWWWPKPLPVDADLLPEVVPGFKPPFRLCPPRSRSKLTDDELTQLRKLARSLPTHFVLGRNRKLQGLAAALVKLWEKCHIAKIALKWGIPNASNELMANELKYLTGGVLLLRNKFFIILYRGKDFLPSQVAKLVAEREVELTRCQLEEEVARFKAIETLPITMEASMSSSIVGTLSEFQTIAEPGKEKSEVAVQLMSEKERLEKEVRNQQHSLYILKKKIEKSSIALGKLNAAWRPAKEDDDKEILTQEERRSLRQIGLKMDRSLVLGRRGVFDGVLAGLHQHWKHREVIKVITMQKIFSQVIHTAKLLETESGGILISVDKIKEGHAIIIYRGKNYRRPELVPQNLLNKRQALCRSLEMQRLGSLKFYANQTEQAISDLKLKLVEYTVKIGQMGEI from the exons ATGTCTGCTACTTTACTTGTCGCTCCCAATTCGAATACCCTCTGTTGTCACCATGCCAATTCgtttatcaacaaaaaaactCTTCTTTTTTCCAAATCTTTCAATTCTAAATTTACCACCTTTTCCTCTCAATccaatgataataataatccCATCAAGAACGTGGAGCAATGCaatcttgaatttgaaaatcAAGATTATGGGTCATCAAGTTCAGGAATTAAAGGCCCTACTGCTCCATGGATGAGGGGTCCTCTTCTTCTTGAACCTAATCAAGTTTTGGACTTAtccaaatcaagaaaaaagaaagataacaATTTggctaaaacccaaaaccctaatgATGCACTTTCTGGTAAAGTTAGTGGAGGAAGAGGTAAAAAAGCAATGAAGATGATTTATCAAGGAATTGATAAACTCCAAGAAACGCAAATTGGGGAATGTACACAGGTGGAAACTGATGTGAAGGTTGAATTTCAGTTCCCACCAGGATCTTTATCTGAATGGGGAGAtgtgagttatgaaattgaggAGAAAAACCCATATGGGGAGGAGGACAATGTGGAAAGCCTCGAGGGAGTGGAATTTGGTGTTTTATCGAGAGAAGGGGAAGGAAGAGGGAGTAGAAAAAGTGGGGCGAGAATGCCATGGGAGAGTGAGGAGAGAATTGTGTATAGGAGAATGAAGAAGGAGAAAGTTGTCATGACTGCAGAGTCGAATCTTGATGCAATGTTGCTTGAGAGATTGAAGGGTGAGGCTGCAAGGATTCAGAAGTGGGTGAAGGTTAAGAAAGCAGGAGTTACCCGAACTGTTGTTgatcaaattcaatttatttggaAGAATAATGAACTTGCAATGCTCAAATTTGACCTGCCTTTATGCCGTAATATGGACAGAGCTCGAGAAATTGTCGAG ATGAAGACTGGAGGCTTTGTTGTTTGGATGAAGCAAAATGCTCTGGTTGTTTATAGAGGATGTAGCTATACTATACAACAAAAGGAGCTACAGCATGATTTTCTATGTAGTCACCAGAACCCTTCTTTTACTGAAAATATTGAAGAGACAAGTATTTTCTCACCATTGAACTTAAGTGGGAGCAGTGAAGATGAAATGATAAGTGTTGGAAACTCAGAAGAGGATAGCCTAGTAATGAATGAGTCACTTTATGAGAGGGAAGCTAATAGATTGTTGGATGACTTAGGACCTCGTTATGTTGATTGGTGGTGGCCAAAGCCTTTGCCTGTGGATGCGGATTTACTTCCTGAAGTAGTTCCTGGATTTAAGCCACCATTTAGACTTTGCCCACCACGTTCAAGATCAAAGCTGACAGATGATGAACTTACACAATTAAGGAAACTTGCTCGTTCTTTGCCAACTCATTTTGTCCTTG GGAGAAACAGAAAACTGCAAGGCTTGGCAGCAGCACTCGTAAAGTTGTGGGAGAAATGTCATATAGCAAAGATAGCTTTGAAGTGGGGAATTCCAAATGCTAGCAATGAGCTAATGGCAAATGAGTTAAAG taTCTTACAGGAGGAGTCCTTTTATTGCGGAATAAGTTCTTTATAATCCTATACAGAGGCAAGGATTTTCTCCCTTCTCAAGTTGCAAAACTTGTAGCTGAAAGGGAGGTGGAGCTCACAAGATGTCAGCTTGAGGAAGAAGTTGCACGATTCAAAGCGATTGAAACTCTTCCAATCACTATGGAAGCATCAATGAGCAGTAGTATTGTTGGGACTTTATCAGAATTCCAGACAATTGCAGAACCTGGAAAGGAGAAATCTGAGGTTGCAGTTCAATTGATGTCTGAAAAGGAAAGATTAGAAAAAGAAGTGAGGAATCAACAGCACAGCCTTTACATT CTCAAGAAGAAGATTGAAAAATCATCTATAGCACTGGGAAAGCTAAATGCTGCCTGGAGACCTGCCAAAGAGGATGATGATAAAGAAATCTTAACACAGGAAGAAAGACGATCTCTTAGGCAGATAGGATTGAAGATGGACAGGAGTTTAGTTCTTG GGAGACGTGGTGTTTTTGATGGTGTCTTAGCTGGTCTCCATCAGCATTGGAAGCACAGAGAAGTTATTAAGGTGATCACAATGCAGAAAATCTTTTCTCAGGTCATTCATACTGCAAAGCTCCTGGAGACAGAAAGTGGTGGAATACTGATTTCGGTTGACAAAATTAAAGAAGGCCATGCAATAATAATTTATCGGGGAAAGAACTACAGACGCCCAGAGTTGGTTCCTCAAAATCTTCTAAACAAAAGACAAGCTTTATGTCGGTCCCTGGAAATGCAGAGACTTGGA TCATTGAAGTTTTATGCAAATCAAACGGAGCAGGCAATCTCTGATCTTAAGTTGAAATTG GTAGAATATACAGTAAAGATTGGTCAAATGGGGGAGATCTAA
- the LOC107010781 gene encoding delta(7)-sterol-C5(6)-desaturase-like translates to MEDYLKVFVEETSFYNRLVLGTLLPESWWGPLPHLLQGWLRNYIGALLIYFISASLCSFYVYHLKRNLYIPKDEAILSKQAMVLQISVAMKAMPWYCVLPSFSVYLIENGWNKCFARISDVGWLTYFIKSSIYLVIIEFGIYWMHRLMHDIKRLYKYLHSTHHIYNKQNTLSPFAGMALHPLDGVLEAMPQVWPVTGAGYHTIHHTTYRHNYGHYTIWMDWMFGTLSHPVDEQDDKKM, encoded by the exons ATGGAGGATTACTTGAAGGTGTTTGTGGAGGAGACATCGTTTTACAATCGTCTCGTTTTAGGTACACTGTTGCCGGAATCATGGTGGGGACCACTTCCTCACTTGCTTCAAGGATGGCTCCGTAACTACATTGGCGCTCTTCTAATTTACTTCATCTCCGCTTCCCTTTGCTCTTTCTACGTCTATCACTTGAAGCGCAATCTCTATATTCCCAAAG ATGAGGCCATACTATCAAAGCAAGCAATGGTGTTGCAGATATCAGTTGCCATGAAAGCTATGCCTTGGTACTGTGTACTTCCATCATTTTCTGTGTACTTAATTGAAAATGGATGGAATAAATGTTTTGCAAGAATAAGTGATGTTGGATGGCTTACCTACTTCATCAAATCATCTATTTATCTTGTAATAATTGAGTTTGGAATCTATTGGATGCATAGATTAATGCATGACATAAAACGTCTCTACAAATATCTGCATTCTACTCATCATATTTACAACAAGCAAAACACACTTTCACCGTTTGCTG GAATGGCACTGCACCCATTGGATGGAGTACTGGAGGCGATGCCACAG GTGTGGCCTGTAACGGGTGCTGGCTATCATACAATTCATCATACAACATATCGACATAATTATGGTCATTACACAATATGGATGGACTGGATGTTTGGGACTCTTAGTCATCCTGTTGATGAACAGGATGACAAGAAAATGTAA
- the LOC107010642 gene encoding chloroplastic group IIA intron splicing facilitator CRS1, chloroplastic isoform X3 → MSATLLVAPNSNTLCCHHANSFINKKTLLFSKSFNSKFTTFSSQSNDNNNPIKNVEQCNLEFENQDYGSSSSGIKGPTAPWMRGPLLLEPNQVLDLSKSRKKKDNNLAKTQNPNDALSGKVSGGRGKKAMKMIYQGIDKLQETQIGECTQVETDVKVEFQFPPGSLSEWGDVSYEIEEKNPYGEEDNVESLEGVEFGVLSREGEGRGSRKSGARMPWESEERIVYRRMKKEKVVMTAESNLDAMLLERLKGEAARIQKWVKVKKAGVTRTVVDQIQFIWKNNELAMLKFDLPLCRNMDRAREIVEMKTGGFVVWMKQNALVVYRGCSYTIQQKELQHDFLCSHQNPSFTENIEETSIFSPLNLSGSSEDEMISVGNSEEDSLVMNESLYEREANRLLDDLGPRYVDWWWPKPLPVDADLLPEVVPGFKPPFRLCPPRSRSKLTDDELTQLRKLARSLPTHFVLGRNRKLQGLAAALVKLWEKCHIAKIALKWGIPNASNELMANELKYLTGGVLLLRNKFFIILYRGKDFLPSQVAKLVAEREVELTRCQLEEEVARFKAIETLPITMEASMSSSIVGTLSEFQTIAEPGKEKSEVAVQLMSEKERLEKEVRNQQHSLYILKKKIEKSSIALGKLNAAWRPAKEDDDKEILTQEERRSLRQIGLKMDRSLVLGRRGVFDGVLAGLHQHWKHREVIKVITMQKIFSQVIHTAKLLETESGGILISVDKIKEGHAIIIYRGKNYRRPELVPQNLLNKRQALCRSLEMQRLGSLKFYANQTEQAISDLKLKL, encoded by the exons ATGTCTGCTACTTTACTTGTCGCTCCCAATTCGAATACCCTCTGTTGTCACCATGCCAATTCgtttatcaacaaaaaaactCTTCTTTTTTCCAAATCTTTCAATTCTAAATTTACCACCTTTTCCTCTCAATccaatgataataataatccCATCAAGAACGTGGAGCAATGCaatcttgaatttgaaaatcAAGATTATGGGTCATCAAGTTCAGGAATTAAAGGCCCTACTGCTCCATGGATGAGGGGTCCTCTTCTTCTTGAACCTAATCAAGTTTTGGACTTAtccaaatcaagaaaaaagaaagataacaATTTggctaaaacccaaaaccctaatgATGCACTTTCTGGTAAAGTTAGTGGAGGAAGAGGTAAAAAAGCAATGAAGATGATTTATCAAGGAATTGATAAACTCCAAGAAACGCAAATTGGGGAATGTACACAGGTGGAAACTGATGTGAAGGTTGAATTTCAGTTCCCACCAGGATCTTTATCTGAATGGGGAGAtgtgagttatgaaattgaggAGAAAAACCCATATGGGGAGGAGGACAATGTGGAAAGCCTCGAGGGAGTGGAATTTGGTGTTTTATCGAGAGAAGGGGAAGGAAGAGGGAGTAGAAAAAGTGGGGCGAGAATGCCATGGGAGAGTGAGGAGAGAATTGTGTATAGGAGAATGAAGAAGGAGAAAGTTGTCATGACTGCAGAGTCGAATCTTGATGCAATGTTGCTTGAGAGATTGAAGGGTGAGGCTGCAAGGATTCAGAAGTGGGTGAAGGTTAAGAAAGCAGGAGTTACCCGAACTGTTGTTgatcaaattcaatttatttggaAGAATAATGAACTTGCAATGCTCAAATTTGACCTGCCTTTATGCCGTAATATGGACAGAGCTCGAGAAATTGTCGAG ATGAAGACTGGAGGCTTTGTTGTTTGGATGAAGCAAAATGCTCTGGTTGTTTATAGAGGATGTAGCTATACTATACAACAAAAGGAGCTACAGCATGATTTTCTATGTAGTCACCAGAACCCTTCTTTTACTGAAAATATTGAAGAGACAAGTATTTTCTCACCATTGAACTTAAGTGGGAGCAGTGAAGATGAAATGATAAGTGTTGGAAACTCAGAAGAGGATAGCCTAGTAATGAATGAGTCACTTTATGAGAGGGAAGCTAATAGATTGTTGGATGACTTAGGACCTCGTTATGTTGATTGGTGGTGGCCAAAGCCTTTGCCTGTGGATGCGGATTTACTTCCTGAAGTAGTTCCTGGATTTAAGCCACCATTTAGACTTTGCCCACCACGTTCAAGATCAAAGCTGACAGATGATGAACTTACACAATTAAGGAAACTTGCTCGTTCTTTGCCAACTCATTTTGTCCTTG GGAGAAACAGAAAACTGCAAGGCTTGGCAGCAGCACTCGTAAAGTTGTGGGAGAAATGTCATATAGCAAAGATAGCTTTGAAGTGGGGAATTCCAAATGCTAGCAATGAGCTAATGGCAAATGAGTTAAAG taTCTTACAGGAGGAGTCCTTTTATTGCGGAATAAGTTCTTTATAATCCTATACAGAGGCAAGGATTTTCTCCCTTCTCAAGTTGCAAAACTTGTAGCTGAAAGGGAGGTGGAGCTCACAAGATGTCAGCTTGAGGAAGAAGTTGCACGATTCAAAGCGATTGAAACTCTTCCAATCACTATGGAAGCATCAATGAGCAGTAGTATTGTTGGGACTTTATCAGAATTCCAGACAATTGCAGAACCTGGAAAGGAGAAATCTGAGGTTGCAGTTCAATTGATGTCTGAAAAGGAAAGATTAGAAAAAGAAGTGAGGAATCAACAGCACAGCCTTTACATT CTCAAGAAGAAGATTGAAAAATCATCTATAGCACTGGGAAAGCTAAATGCTGCCTGGAGACCTGCCAAAGAGGATGATGATAAAGAAATCTTAACACAGGAAGAAAGACGATCTCTTAGGCAGATAGGATTGAAGATGGACAGGAGTTTAGTTCTTG GGAGACGTGGTGTTTTTGATGGTGTCTTAGCTGGTCTCCATCAGCATTGGAAGCACAGAGAAGTTATTAAGGTGATCACAATGCAGAAAATCTTTTCTCAGGTCATTCATACTGCAAAGCTCCTGGAGACAGAAAGTGGTGGAATACTGATTTCGGTTGACAAAATTAAAGAAGGCCATGCAATAATAATTTATCGGGGAAAGAACTACAGACGCCCAGAGTTGGTTCCTCAAAATCTTCTAAACAAAAGACAAGCTTTATGTCGGTCCCTGGAAATGCAGAGACTTGGA TCATTGAAGTTTTATGCAAATCAAACGGAGCAGGCAATCTCTGATCTTAAGTTGAAATTG TAA